From the Musa acuminata AAA Group cultivar baxijiao chromosome BXJ3-7, Cavendish_Baxijiao_AAA, whole genome shotgun sequence genome, one window contains:
- the LOC103990405 gene encoding mediator of RNA polymerase II transcription subunit 19a-like isoform X2, which translates to MDMLSDDRMYSKGKFGRGPRELTGAVDLIKHYKLSALHDFFCKRTLPSSISDTHYLHNVVGETEIRKGEGMELGQLFQSAPYLRETTSQIQQFDLEILGQAFQLRDTAPIDLPSSEKGIPTISGKSIGDSKGKERKHRKHKDKDREKDKEHKKHKHRHKDRTKDKDKEKKKDKSGRHDSGGDHSTKHHEKKRKHDGNEDSVDNHKHKKTKCLTVKHAGGEE; encoded by the exons ATGGATATGCTAAGCGATGATAGGATGTATTCCAAGGGAAAGTTTGGAAGAG GGCCTAGGGAGCTTACGGGTGCTGTTGATTTGATAAAGCACTACAAGTTGTCAGCACTCCATGATTTTTTTTGCAAAAGAACTCTTCCTTCGTCGATTTCAGACACACATTATCTCCACAATGTTGTAGGAGAGACAGAAATTCGAAAGGGGGAAGGCATGGAGCTGGGTCAGCTCTTTCAGAGTGCTCCATACCTGAGAGAGACAACATCTCAGATTCAACAATTTGACTTGGAGATACTAGGGCAAGCATTTCAGCTGCGAGACACAGCCCCTATCGACTTGCCTTCA TCAGAAAAAGGAATACCCACCATTTCTGGGAAATCTATTGGAGATTCTAAAGGCAAGGAGAGGAAGCACAGAAAACACAAGGACAAAGATAGAGAGAAGGACAAGGAGCATAAGAAGCACAAACATCGCCATAAAGATCGCACTAAAGATAaagataaagagaaaaagaaggataAAAGTGGACGCCATGATTCAGGTGGCGATCATTCAACGAAGCATCATGAGAAG AAGAGGAAACATGATGGTAATGAAGATTCTGTAGATAATCACAAGCACAAGAAGACTAAG TGTCTTACTGTCAAACATGCTGGTGGAGAAGAATAG
- the LOC103990405 gene encoding mediator of RNA polymerase II transcription subunit 19a-like isoform X1, translated as MDMLSDDRMYSKGKFGRGPRELTGAVDLIKHYKLSALHDFFCKRTLPSSISDTHYLHNVVGETEIRKGEGMELGQLFQSAPYLRETTSQIQQFDLEILGQAFQLRDTAPIDLPSSEKGIPTISGKSIGDSKGKERKHRKHKDKDREKDKEHKKHKHRHKDRTKDKDKEKKKDKSGRHDSGGDHSTKHHEKKRKHDGNEDSVDNHKHKKTKHKSLKIEEVGGSKVAS; from the exons ATGGATATGCTAAGCGATGATAGGATGTATTCCAAGGGAAAGTTTGGAAGAG GGCCTAGGGAGCTTACGGGTGCTGTTGATTTGATAAAGCACTACAAGTTGTCAGCACTCCATGATTTTTTTTGCAAAAGAACTCTTCCTTCGTCGATTTCAGACACACATTATCTCCACAATGTTGTAGGAGAGACAGAAATTCGAAAGGGGGAAGGCATGGAGCTGGGTCAGCTCTTTCAGAGTGCTCCATACCTGAGAGAGACAACATCTCAGATTCAACAATTTGACTTGGAGATACTAGGGCAAGCATTTCAGCTGCGAGACACAGCCCCTATCGACTTGCCTTCA TCAGAAAAAGGAATACCCACCATTTCTGGGAAATCTATTGGAGATTCTAAAGGCAAGGAGAGGAAGCACAGAAAACACAAGGACAAAGATAGAGAGAAGGACAAGGAGCATAAGAAGCACAAACATCGCCATAAAGATCGCACTAAAGATAaagataaagagaaaaagaaggataAAAGTGGACGCCATGATTCAGGTGGCGATCATTCAACGAAGCATCATGAGAAG AAGAGGAAACATGATGGTAATGAAGATTCTGTAGATAATCACAAGCACAAGAAGACTAAG CATAAGAGTTTAAAGATTGAAGAAGTTGGAGGCTCAAAAGTTGCAAGCTGA
- the LOC135642534 gene encoding uncharacterized protein LOC135642534 isoform X2 — MEESSSAGGADRGGGDAGDSLRNASQGKSCKGCLYYSSLLKSDSRNPLCLGLTRPLKHVPSSIVGESEMEADKEGRSLSDFRYVCVGYSVFLNDKENTTENQENQAKLPFCVGLELLVDRKTSTAEHVPTHVHNKEVPIHSHREEAKTVHSPQNNFFSKFSRSAGLVASGVVKNLVRVGYSIKNNFEDILYDRRRPK; from the exons ATGGAGGAGAGCTCGTCGGCCGGCGGCGCCGATCGAGGCGGAGGCGATGCCGGAGATTCGCTGCGTAATGCCAGCCAGGGCAAATCATGCAAGGGCTGCCTGTATTACTCCTCGCTCCTCAAATCGGACTCCAGAAACCCTTTATGCCTTGGCCTCACGAGGCCGCTCAAACATG TTCCTAGCTCCATTGTGGGGGAATCTGAGATGGAAGCTGATAAAGAAGGTCGAAGCCTCTCGGACTTCAGATACGTTTGCGTTGGTTATTCAGTGTTCTTAAATGACAAAGAAAATACCACTGAAAATCAAGAGAATCAAGCAAAGTTGCCTTTTTGTGTGGGCCTTGAG CTGTTAGTGGATAGGAAAACATCAACAGCTGAGCATGTGCCCACTCATGTGCACAATAAGGAAG TTCCTATTCATTCACATAGGGAAGAAGCTAAAACGGTACATTCGCCCCAGAATAACTTCTTTAGCAA GTTTTCCAGGAGCGCGGGGCTTGTGGCCTCAGGTGTAGTTAAAAACCTCGTCAGAGTGGGTTACTCTATAAAGAATAATTTTGAAGATATACTGTATGATCGCAGGCGTCCCAAGTAA
- the LOC135642534 gene encoding uncharacterized protein LOC135642534 isoform X1, with amino-acid sequence MEESSSAGGADRGGGDAGDSLRNASQGKSCKGCLYYSSLLKSDSRNPLCLGLTRPLKHVVPSSIVGESEMEADKEGRSLSDFRYVCVGYSVFLNDKENTTENQENQAKLPFCVGLELLVDRKTSTAEHVPTHVHNKEVPIHSHREEAKTVHSPQNNFFSKFSRSAGLVASGVVKNLVRVGYSIKNNFEDILYDRRRPK; translated from the exons ATGGAGGAGAGCTCGTCGGCCGGCGGCGCCGATCGAGGCGGAGGCGATGCCGGAGATTCGCTGCGTAATGCCAGCCAGGGCAAATCATGCAAGGGCTGCCTGTATTACTCCTCGCTCCTCAAATCGGACTCCAGAAACCCTTTATGCCTTGGCCTCACGAGGCCGCTCAAACATG TAGTTCCTAGCTCCATTGTGGGGGAATCTGAGATGGAAGCTGATAAAGAAGGTCGAAGCCTCTCGGACTTCAGATACGTTTGCGTTGGTTATTCAGTGTTCTTAAATGACAAAGAAAATACCACTGAAAATCAAGAGAATCAAGCAAAGTTGCCTTTTTGTGTGGGCCTTGAG CTGTTAGTGGATAGGAAAACATCAACAGCTGAGCATGTGCCCACTCATGTGCACAATAAGGAAG TTCCTATTCATTCACATAGGGAAGAAGCTAAAACGGTACATTCGCCCCAGAATAACTTCTTTAGCAA GTTTTCCAGGAGCGCGGGGCTTGTGGCCTCAGGTGTAGTTAAAAACCTCGTCAGAGTGGGTTACTCTATAAAGAATAATTTTGAAGATATACTGTATGATCGCAGGCGTCCCAAGTAA